A genome region from Camelina sativa cultivar DH55 chromosome 10, Cs, whole genome shotgun sequence includes the following:
- the LOC104718548 gene encoding transcriptional regulator SUPERMAN-like, with product MNGGAWMWNPNKIEESEEDDESWEVKAFEQDTKGNISGTTWPPRSYTCNFCRREFRSAQALGGHMNVHRRDRASSRAHQGPTAAAASRSGGGTLLNSCAPPLPTTLIIQSTASNIEGLSHFYQLQNPSGIFGNSGDMVNLYGTTSFPSSNLPFSVLNSPGEVPPRLIEYSTGDDESIGSMKETTGTSVDELDLELRLGQNPP from the coding sequence ATGAACGGTGGTGCATGGATGTGGAACCCTAACAAAATTGAAGAATCGGAGGAAGATGATGAGTCTTGGGAAGTCAAAGCCTTCGAGCAAGACACTAAAGGCAACATCTCTGGTACCACATGGCCTCCAAGATCTTACACTTGCAATTTCTGCCGCCGGGAGTTCCGTTCTGCTCAAGCCTTAGGCGGTCACATGAATGTCCACCGCCGTGACCGCGCATCATCTAGGGCTCACCAAGGTCCCACCGCTGCGGCTGCATCTAGGAGCGGCGGCGGGACGTTACTCAACTCTTGTGCTCCGCCGTTGCCTACGACACTTATAATCCAATCCACGGCGAGTAACATTGAAGGTCTGTCTCATTTCTACCAATTGCAAAACCCTAGTGGCATTTTTGGTAATTCCGGTGATATGGTGAATCTTTATGGTACGACTTCGTTTCCTTCGAGCAACCTTCCGTTTTCGGTGTTGAATTCTCCGGGGGAGGTTCCTCCTCGGCTTATAGAATATTCAACAGGAGACGATGAGAGCATTGGCTCGATGAAAGAGACGACAGGTACATCGGTGGATGAGCTTGATCTTGAACTTCGACTAGGGCAAAATCCACCGTGA
- the LOC104718549 gene encoding AT-hook motif nuclear-localized protein 23-like codes for MAGLDLGTAFRYVNHQLHRPDLHLHHNSSSDDVTPGAGLGHFTVDDEDNNNHQGLDLASGGGSGSSGGGGHGGGGDVVGRRPRGRPPGSKNKPKPPVIITRESANTLRAHILEVTNGCDVFDCVATYARRRQRGICVLSGSGTVTNVSIRQPSAAGAVVTLQGTFEILSLSGSFLPPPAPPGATSLTIFLAGGQGQVVGGSVVGELTAAGPVIVIAASFTNVAYERLPLEEEEQQQQQQQQLGGGSNGGGNLFPEVAAGGGGGLPFFNLPMNMQPNVQLPVEGWPGNSGGRGPF; via the coding sequence ATGGCTGGTCTTGATCTAGGCACAGCTTTTCGTTACGTTAATCACCAGCTCCATCGTCCCGATCTCCACCTTCACCACAATTCCTCCTCAGATGACGTCACTCCCGGAGCCGGACTCGGTCATTTCACTGTCGACGACgaagacaacaacaaccatCAAGGTCTTGACTTAGCCTCCGGTGGAGGATCAGGAAGCTCTGGAGGAGGTGGTCACGGGGGAGGAGGAGACGTCGTTGGCCGTCGTCCACGTGGCAGACCACCGGGATCGAAGAACAAACCGAAGCCTCCGGTGATAATCACGCGCGAGAGCGCAAACACTCTTAGAGCTCACATTCTTGAAGTAACAAACGGCTGCGACGTTTTCGACTGCGTTGCCACTTACGCTCGTCGGAGGCAGCGAGGGATCTGCGTTCTGAGTGGTAGCGGAACCGTAACGAACGTCAGCATACGTCAGCCATCTGCGGCTGGAGCGGTTGTGACGCTACAAGGAACGTTCGAGATTCTTTCCCTCTCCGGGTCGTTTCTCCCTCCTCCAGCTCCTCCCGGAGCAACGAGTTTGACAATATTCTTGGCCGGAGGACAAGGTCAGGTGGTTGGAGGAAGCGTTGTGGGTGAGCTTACGGCAGCTGGACCGGTGATTGTAATCGCAGCTTCGTTTACTAATGTTGCTTATGAGAGACTTCCTTTAGAAGAAgaggagcagcagcagcaacaacaacaacaacttggAGGAGGATCTAACGGCGGAGGTAATTTGTTTCCGGAAGTTGCtgccggaggaggaggaggacttCCGTTCTTTAATTTACCGATGAATATGCAACCAAATGTTCAACTTCCGGTGGAAGGTTGGCCAGGGAATTCCGGTGGAAGAGGTCCTTTCTGA